One window of the Cryptomeria japonica chromosome 7, Sugi_1.0, whole genome shotgun sequence genome contains the following:
- the LOC131061231 gene encoding non-specific lipid transfer protein GPI-anchored 26-like: MAKAKTVMAFMGMAALIGAADVAALESLECFNWVPIKYALAPCIDFIAGNDECPSPVCCKAFANTNPDCYCQMLNGDTGLGVKINFTKAFALPTDCGKEPIYCAAEAPALPAVPAVPIAPAVPATPAVPSTPYFPETPGLSPVPIFRKLMGV, encoded by the exons ATGGCGAAAGCAAAGACAGTAATGGCTTTCATGGGCATGGCGGCTTTGATTGGCGCTGCTGACGTGGCTGCACTAGAGTCACTTGAGTGTTTCAATTGGGTACCGATAAAGTACGCCTTGGCTCCGTGCATTGACTTCATTGCAGGCAACGATGAATGCCCATCTCCAGTGTGTTGCAAAGCCTTTGCTAACACCAACCCAGATTGTTACTGCCAGATGTTGAATGGCGATACCGGACTTGGAGTTAAGATCAATTTTACCAAGGCGTTTGCTCTTCCTACGGATTGCGGCAAAGAACCTATATACTGCGCAG CTGAAGCTCCAGCTTTGCCAGCGGTTCCAGCTGTTCCTATTGCTCCAGCTGTGCCAGCTACTCCAGCCGTGCCATCAACTCCATATTTTCCAGAAACTCCTGGTCTTTCTCCTGTTCCCATTTTCAGAAAACTGATGGGTGTCTAA